One genomic region from Actinocatenispora thailandica encodes:
- a CDS encoding ABC transporter ATP-binding protein, with product MTAALCTRDLTKRYGRHTALADATLTVPAGRVVGLVGPNGAGKSTLLNLVAGTIRPTSGSIEVLGARPAASAAQLARVGFVAQDTPVYAGLTVAEHLRLGARLNPGWDADLAHQRVTQLGLDPARRAGRLSGGQRAQLALVLATAKRPEMLVFDEPVAALDPLARRTFLQNLMESVAELEATVVLSSHLLGDLERVCDHLVVLAGSRVQVAGDVEDILAAHYRVVGQPGTIDRLPPGVEVIQARDNQRQSTLIVRDTSGVLPRLLPDLLPTAEPLALEDMVLAYLGRAVTAPAAGSPGTTVEANL from the coding sequence GTGACCGCCGCCCTGTGCACCCGTGACCTGACGAAGCGGTACGGCAGGCACACTGCGCTCGCCGACGCGACCCTGACCGTACCGGCGGGCCGGGTCGTCGGTCTGGTCGGCCCGAACGGTGCGGGCAAGTCCACCCTGCTCAACCTGGTCGCCGGGACGATCCGGCCGACCTCGGGGAGCATCGAGGTACTCGGTGCCCGCCCGGCCGCCAGTGCCGCACAGCTGGCCCGGGTCGGGTTCGTCGCGCAGGACACCCCCGTGTACGCGGGGCTGACGGTTGCCGAGCACCTGCGCCTCGGCGCCCGGCTCAATCCGGGCTGGGACGCGGATCTGGCCCACCAGCGCGTCACCCAGCTCGGGCTCGACCCGGCGCGCCGGGCTGGACGGCTCTCCGGCGGGCAGCGTGCGCAGCTCGCCCTCGTTCTCGCCACGGCCAAGCGCCCCGAAATGCTGGTCTTCGACGAGCCGGTCGCCGCGCTCGACCCGTTGGCCCGCCGTACTTTCCTGCAGAACCTGATGGAGTCGGTGGCCGAGCTGGAGGCGACCGTCGTCCTGTCCTCGCACCTGCTCGGCGACCTGGAGCGGGTGTGTGACCACCTCGTGGTGCTGGCCGGTTCGCGGGTGCAGGTGGCCGGCGACGTCGAGGACATCCTGGCCGCCCACTACCGGGTCGTCGGCCAGCCGGGGACGATCGACCGCCTACCGCCGGGGGTCGAGGTCATCCAGGCCCGCGACAACCAGCGGCAGAGCACCCTCATCGTCCGCGACACCAGCGGCGTACTGCCCCGGCTGCTACCCGATCTGCTGCCCACCGCGGAGCCGCTCGCGTTGGAGGACATGGTCCTCGCGTACCTCGGCCGGGCGGTCACCGCGCCAGCCGCCGGTTCGCCCGGCACGACCGTGGAGGCGAACCTATGA
- a CDS encoding GntR family transcriptional regulator — MIDFHLDARSGVSPYQQLVHQVQQALRLGLLSVGDQLPTVKEVMAKVAINPNTVLKAYRELEHLGLAAARPGLGTFVTRSLAGDTLAAHQPLRVELQTWLDKALRAGLDADSIEALFMATFRQATDLRKATEASR, encoded by the coding sequence GTGATCGACTTTCATCTGGACGCCCGATCGGGCGTCTCGCCGTACCAGCAGCTGGTGCACCAGGTCCAGCAGGCGCTCCGGCTGGGGCTGTTGTCGGTCGGCGACCAGCTGCCGACGGTCAAGGAGGTGATGGCGAAGGTGGCCATCAACCCGAACACGGTCCTCAAGGCCTACCGGGAGTTGGAACACCTCGGGCTCGCCGCGGCCAGGCCGGGGCTGGGCACCTTCGTCACCCGCAGCCTCGCCGGCGACACCCTGGCGGCGCACCAGCCGCTCCGCGTGGAACTGCAGACCTGGCTGGACAAGGCGTTGCGGGCCGGTCTCGACGCGGACAGCATCGAGGCGCTGTTCATGGCGACCTTCCGCCAGGCGACCGACCTCCGCAAGGCGACCGAGGCGTCGCGGTGA
- a CDS encoding LysE/ArgO family amino acid transporter, which translates to MIVAVLSGLGFGLSLIVAIGAQNAFVLRQGLRREYVVAIVLVCTASDAVLISAGVGGLGALVEAAPAILTVARLAGAAFLLGYAVLAARRALRPGTLTAAAGGATAAAPAVLASCLALTWLNPHVYLDTVVLVGSVASAHGSLRWCFGLGAVLGSAIWFSALGFGARLLSPLAHRRTTWRVLDAGVAVIMLGSAATLLFGLR; encoded by the coding sequence GTGATCGTCGCCGTCCTCTCCGGGCTCGGGTTCGGACTCTCCCTGATCGTGGCCATCGGCGCGCAGAACGCCTTCGTCCTCCGCCAGGGCCTGCGCCGCGAGTACGTCGTCGCCATCGTGCTGGTCTGCACCGCCTCCGACGCGGTACTCATCTCCGCCGGTGTCGGTGGCCTCGGCGCCCTGGTCGAGGCGGCACCGGCGATCCTCACCGTGGCTCGGCTGGCCGGCGCCGCGTTCCTGCTCGGGTACGCGGTGCTCGCCGCCAGGCGTGCGCTGCGGCCCGGCACCCTGACCGCGGCGGCCGGCGGCGCGACCGCCGCGGCACCCGCCGTACTCGCCAGCTGCCTCGCCCTGACCTGGCTCAACCCGCACGTCTACCTGGACACGGTGGTGCTGGTCGGCTCGGTGGCGAGCGCGCACGGGTCGCTGCGCTGGTGCTTCGGGCTGGGCGCGGTGCTCGGCAGCGCGATCTGGTTCAGCGCACTGGGTTTCGGCGCCCGGCTGCTCTCGCCGCTGGCGCACCGCCGGACCACCTGGCGGGTGCTCGACGCCGGCGTCGCCGTGATCATGCTCGGCTCCGCCGCCACCCTCCTGTTCGGCCTTCGCTGA
- a CDS encoding LysR family transcriptional regulator ArgP yields the protein MQVDLPQLRALVAAVDEGSFDAAARALHVTPSAVSQRIKALETAAGRVLLLRGKPVTVTDAGQAYLRLARQIEALTADAVAADRAAGEPPVVALAVNGDSLGTWVLPALAPLADEIRFDLRREDQDHSAALLRQGVVMGAITTAAQPVQGCTVTRLGTMRYRPMASPAFVRRWFADGASVDALAAAPVLTFDRRDDLQDAYLRRRTRRRLDPPRHYIPATADFGTAVLLGMGWGMLPDQQLRAERRRGQLVEFDPGAHLDVVLNWQQWTLHTEALDRTAAAIRTAAADQLSQPRRTR from the coding sequence GTGCAGGTGGATCTGCCGCAGCTGCGGGCGCTGGTCGCGGCGGTCGACGAGGGCTCGTTCGACGCGGCGGCGCGGGCGCTGCACGTGACGCCGTCCGCGGTCAGCCAGCGGATCAAGGCGCTGGAGACCGCGGCCGGCCGGGTGCTGCTGCTGCGCGGCAAGCCGGTCACGGTGACCGACGCCGGCCAGGCCTACCTGCGGCTGGCGCGGCAGATCGAGGCGTTGACCGCCGACGCGGTCGCCGCCGACCGGGCGGCGGGCGAGCCGCCGGTGGTGGCCCTCGCGGTCAACGGCGACTCGCTCGGCACCTGGGTGCTGCCCGCGCTGGCGCCGCTGGCCGACGAGATCCGGTTCGACCTGCGCCGGGAGGATCAGGACCATTCGGCCGCACTGCTCCGGCAGGGTGTGGTGATGGGCGCGATCACCACCGCGGCGCAGCCGGTGCAGGGCTGCACGGTGACCCGGCTCGGCACCATGCGGTACCGGCCGATGGCGTCGCCGGCGTTCGTCCGACGCTGGTTCGCCGACGGCGCCAGCGTCGATGCGCTGGCGGCGGCTCCGGTGCTCACCTTCGACCGCCGGGACGACCTGCAGGACGCCTACCTGCGGCGGCGCACCCGGCGCCGGCTCGACCCGCCCCGGCACTACATCCCGGCGACCGCCGACTTCGGCACCGCGGTGCTGCTCGGGATGGGGTGGGGGATGCTGCCCGACCAGCAGCTTCGGGCGGAACGCCGGCGCGGTCAGCTGGTCGAGTTCGATCCCGGCGCGCACCTGGACGTGGTGCTCAACTGGCAGCAGTGGACGCTGCACACCGAGGCGCTGGACCGCACCGCCGCCGCGATCCGGACCGCCGCCGCCGACCAGCTCAGCCAGCCGCGCCGAACCCGCTGA
- a CDS encoding MFS transporter, translating to MSLKSEVTTVTRWLVLIRVVNRLGAFAMGFLSLRLTHDLGASLALAGLVLAAFGAGTIPSRLLGGVLATRFGARTAMLAGLLACAAAQATIGLGRSLPVVVGGALLLGLAYELVEPATQALIAQSVPDERRASSYSLLWAALAVAGVVAGLLAAVLTRWSLGALFLADAVTSLAAAVVVWRRLPADRKPDRTEVRAAWCAVLSRRLAAWTAVGSGYATLAMVVVFMLPLAVQAGGHPAALTGWLLATAAAAAIAAQRIVARTELSLTPATTLAIGYASLTVGLLCWAGGTVPELVTGAAFEGASGSLLLGTQQAIASRLAPPRHAATVLTGYGLSWGVGTVAAPLIGAPLLAHGAATLWLVTAAGAASLGLGTALYQRMMLRHRAPRAARGGRGRTPAGSAVHPVRGSDRPGSNGISGFGAAG from the coding sequence ATGTCACTGAAGTCCGAGGTTACAACGGTCACACGATGGCTCGTGCTGATCCGGGTGGTGAACCGGCTCGGCGCGTTCGCGATGGGGTTCCTGAGCTTGCGGCTCACCCACGACCTCGGCGCCAGCCTGGCGCTGGCCGGGCTGGTACTCGCCGCCTTCGGTGCCGGCACGATCCCCTCCCGGCTGCTCGGCGGGGTGCTCGCCACCCGGTTCGGCGCCCGCACCGCGATGCTCGCCGGGCTGCTCGCCTGCGCGGCGGCGCAGGCGACGATCGGCCTCGGCCGCTCGCTACCGGTCGTGGTGGGCGGCGCCCTGCTGCTCGGCCTCGCCTACGAGCTGGTCGAACCGGCCACCCAGGCGCTGATCGCCCAGTCGGTACCGGATGAGCGGCGCGCGTCGAGCTACTCACTGCTGTGGGCGGCGCTCGCGGTGGCCGGCGTGGTCGCCGGCCTGCTCGCCGCGGTACTGACCCGGTGGAGCCTCGGCGCGCTGTTCCTCGCCGACGCCGTGACCAGCCTCGCCGCCGCGGTCGTGGTCTGGCGCCGACTACCCGCCGACCGAAAGCCGGACCGCACCGAGGTACGGGCCGCGTGGTGCGCGGTGCTGTCGCGCCGGCTCGCCGCCTGGACCGCCGTGGGCAGCGGCTACGCGACGCTCGCGATGGTGGTGGTGTTCATGCTGCCGCTCGCGGTGCAGGCCGGCGGCCACCCCGCCGCGCTGACCGGCTGGCTGCTCGCGACTGCCGCTGCGGCCGCGATCGCCGCGCAGCGCATCGTCGCCCGCACCGAGCTGTCGCTCACGCCGGCGACGACACTGGCGATCGGGTACGCCTCGCTCACGGTGGGCCTGCTGTGCTGGGCGGGCGGCACGGTACCCGAACTCGTGACCGGCGCCGCGTTCGAGGGGGCGAGCGGCAGCCTGCTGCTCGGCACCCAGCAGGCGATCGCCTCCCGCCTCGCCCCGCCGCGGCACGCCGCCACCGTGCTGACCGGGTACGGGCTGTCCTGGGGTGTCGGTACCGTGGCGGCACCGCTGATCGGCGCCCCGCTGTTGGCGCACGGCGCCGCGACGCTGTGGTTGGTCACCGCCGCCGGCGCCGCGTCCCTCGGACTCGGCACCGCCCTGTACCAACGGATGATGCTTCGCCACCGGGCACCCCGAGCCGCCCGAGGCGGGCGCGGCCGGACGCCGGCCGGGTCGGCGGTCCACCCGGTGCGCGGGTCGGATCGCCCCGGCAGCAACGGGATCAGCGGGTTCGGCGCGGCTGGCTGA
- a CDS encoding CGNR zinc finger domain-containing protein: MPFNSHIERLLSTTVRLVNVLTPGFDGGRPVTPPTGPALREVVAETVLGVGRDFSPSAADARALRGCAGQAREVFAALEADDADRAAALVNAMLRASDARPQLDANGHGGHTLHFHGPDDSFARGWAAGIAAGLAMAIGGDAGSRLGLCAAPGCDRAYVDLSRNAHRRFCSTRCQNRVKTAAYRARTASWPGQSQVP, translated from the coding sequence ATGCCTTTCAACAGTCACATCGAGCGGCTGCTGAGCACCACCGTCCGTTTGGTGAACGTGCTGACACCCGGGTTCGACGGCGGCCGGCCGGTGACCCCGCCGACCGGCCCGGCGCTGCGCGAGGTGGTCGCCGAGACGGTCCTCGGCGTCGGCCGCGACTTCTCGCCCAGCGCGGCCGACGCCCGCGCGCTGCGCGGCTGCGCCGGCCAGGCGCGCGAGGTCTTCGCCGCGCTGGAGGCGGACGACGCCGACCGGGCCGCCGCGCTGGTCAACGCGATGCTGCGGGCGAGCGACGCCCGGCCGCAGCTGGACGCCAACGGCCACGGCGGGCACACCCTGCACTTCCACGGCCCGGACGACTCGTTCGCCCGCGGCTGGGCGGCCGGCATCGCCGCCGGGCTGGCGATGGCGATCGGCGGCGACGCCGGCAGCCGGCTCGGGCTGTGCGCGGCGCCCGGCTGCGACCGGGCCTACGTCGACCTCTCCCGCAACGCGCACCGCCGGTTCTGCTCGACCCGCTGCCAGAACCGGGTCAAGACCGCCGCGTACCGCGCCCGCACCGCCTCGTGGCCCGGTCAGTCGCAGGTGCCGTAG
- a CDS encoding flavin reductase family protein, which produces MPSDIEPDEYRGSTGPEPAEYRRVLGHFPTGVTIVTALGPDGPVGLAVNSFTSVSLRPPLVGFFPAHTSGSWPVIRHAGGFCVNILGHHQESLARTFASPGTDRFRDVEMRPAPITGAPILLGAVAWLDCTIESITPAGDHDFALARVRAIAADSSHPPLVFHRGRYGTCD; this is translated from the coding sequence GTGCCGTCAGACATCGAACCGGACGAATACCGCGGATCCACCGGGCCGGAACCCGCCGAGTACCGGCGGGTGCTCGGCCACTTCCCGACCGGGGTGACGATCGTGACGGCGCTCGGCCCGGACGGGCCGGTGGGACTCGCGGTGAACTCGTTCACGTCGGTGTCGCTGCGGCCACCGCTGGTCGGGTTCTTCCCGGCGCACACGTCCGGTTCCTGGCCGGTGATCCGGCATGCCGGCGGGTTCTGCGTCAACATCCTCGGCCACCATCAGGAGTCGCTGGCCCGGACCTTCGCCTCGCCCGGTACCGACCGGTTCCGCGACGTCGAGATGCGCCCGGCGCCGATCACCGGCGCACCCATCCTGCTGGGCGCGGTGGCCTGGCTGGACTGCACGATCGAGTCGATCACCCCGGCCGGCGACCACGACTTCGCGCTGGCCCGGGTGCGCGCCATCGCCGCCGACTCCAGCCACCCGCCGCTGGTGTTCCACCGCGGCCGCTACGGCACCTGCGACTGA
- a CDS encoding zinc-binding dehydrogenase codes for MLAAYAERIDPDDPLAALAVGDRPEPEVPDGWAVVDVAAAALNHHDLWSLRGVGLSADALPMILGCDAAGTDADGRRVVVHAVLGDPAVGDGDETLDPRRSLLSERYPGTLAQRVAVPARNLVPLPDGIDFDTAACLPTAWLTAYRMLTTRGRLPQGGAVLVQGAGGGVASAAVVLAQALGARVYATSRVAAKRDRVAALGVTAVEPGAKLPERVDVVIETVGEATFEHSLKCAKPGGRIVVAGATSGHLPAVDLRRVFFLQLEIVGATMGTRDELAALLDLCVAKNLRPVVDSTYPLADAATAFARLAEGTTFGKLVLHP; via the coding sequence ATGCTGGCCGCCTACGCAGAACGTATCGATCCGGACGATCCGCTGGCCGCCCTCGCGGTCGGTGACCGACCCGAACCCGAGGTGCCGGACGGCTGGGCGGTCGTCGACGTCGCCGCCGCCGCGCTCAACCACCACGACCTGTGGTCGCTCCGCGGGGTGGGCCTCTCCGCCGACGCGCTGCCGATGATCCTCGGCTGCGACGCCGCCGGTACCGACGCGGACGGGCGGCGGGTGGTGGTGCACGCGGTGCTCGGCGACCCGGCCGTCGGCGACGGCGACGAGACCCTGGACCCGCGCCGCAGCCTGCTGTCCGAGCGGTACCCGGGCACCCTGGCGCAGCGGGTCGCGGTGCCGGCGCGCAACCTGGTCCCGCTGCCGGACGGGATCGACTTCGACACCGCGGCGTGCCTGCCGACCGCGTGGCTCACCGCGTACCGGATGCTGACCACCCGCGGCCGGCTGCCCCAGGGCGGGGCGGTGCTGGTGCAGGGCGCCGGTGGCGGGGTGGCGAGCGCCGCGGTGGTGCTGGCCCAGGCGCTCGGCGCCCGGGTGTACGCGACGAGCCGGGTCGCCGCCAAGCGTGATCGGGTCGCCGCCCTCGGTGTGACCGCGGTCGAGCCCGGCGCGAAGCTGCCCGAGCGGGTCGACGTGGTGATCGAGACGGTCGGCGAGGCCACCTTCGAGCACTCGCTCAAGTGCGCCAAGCCGGGCGGCCGGATCGTCGTCGCCGGCGCCACCAGCGGCCACCTGCCGGCCGTCGACCTGCGCCGGGTGTTCTTCCTGCAGCTGGAGATCGTCGGCGCCACCATGGGCACCCGGGACGAGCTGGCCGCGCTGCTCGACCTCTGCGTCGCGAAGAACCTGCGTCCCGTCGTCGACTCGACCTACCCGCTGGCGGACGCCGCCACCGCGTTCGCCCGCCTCGCCGAGGGCACCACCTTCGGCAAGCTGGTCCTCCACCCCTGA
- a CDS encoding MFS transporter — translation MATSFTTAPAPTDAPGMPPLARRMFAGIAFSALGSGMSMPYLFVYFTQVRHLPTTQVGLILSWMGVVALVVSPLAGTLIDRFGPRVVLLVGLLGEATGMAAVGFIHSSLDAIVVASWVAVFNCATFPGSSALLTRMVPVAKRERAYGVQFMLMNAGFGVGGLVASALVDLADPRTFQWLYWIDAASYVGYIVVLLTLPRGTGTLDPTSAEHDTATPQPGWREVLRDRTLLLVIVVGTVLLTCAYAQMDTGFTAYAVNQAQVPARTLGWAFAANTVVIVAGQLVTLRLVAGRRRSTALGIAGLIWSAAWVVVAVSGAFVGRPLAIVAVVLGLAVFGAGETIWAPVMPALVNGLADERVRGRYNALAGMTWTISGIAGPALAGLLIARADGRYWAALCIGGSLLGGLAFLTLRRRLTSAQDGLAPTPRPEPAQSAT, via the coding sequence ATGGCAACTTCCTTCACCACCGCCCCCGCGCCCACCGACGCCCCCGGCATGCCGCCGCTGGCGCGCCGGATGTTCGCGGGCATCGCGTTCTCCGCCCTCGGCAGCGGCATGTCCATGCCGTACCTGTTCGTCTACTTCACCCAGGTGCGGCACCTGCCGACCACCCAGGTCGGACTGATCCTGTCCTGGATGGGCGTGGTGGCGCTGGTCGTGTCCCCGCTCGCCGGTACGTTGATCGACCGGTTCGGCCCGCGGGTCGTGCTGCTGGTCGGGCTGCTCGGCGAGGCGACCGGAATGGCCGCGGTGGGTTTCATCCACTCCAGCCTGGACGCGATCGTGGTGGCGAGCTGGGTGGCGGTGTTCAACTGCGCCACCTTCCCCGGCTCGTCCGCACTGCTGACCCGGATGGTGCCGGTCGCGAAGCGGGAACGCGCGTACGGCGTGCAGTTCATGCTGATGAACGCCGGCTTCGGGGTCGGCGGGCTGGTCGCCTCGGCGCTGGTCGACCTGGCCGACCCGCGTACCTTCCAGTGGCTGTACTGGATCGACGCGGCCAGCTACGTCGGCTACATCGTGGTGCTGCTGACCCTGCCGCGCGGCACCGGCACGCTGGACCCGACCAGCGCCGAGCACGACACCGCGACCCCGCAGCCCGGCTGGCGGGAGGTGCTGCGCGACCGCACCCTGCTGCTCGTCATCGTGGTCGGCACGGTGCTGCTGACCTGCGCGTACGCCCAGATGGACACCGGCTTCACGGCGTACGCGGTGAACCAGGCGCAGGTGCCGGCACGCACCCTCGGCTGGGCGTTCGCGGCCAACACCGTGGTGATCGTCGCCGGGCAGTTGGTCACCCTGCGGCTGGTCGCCGGCCGCCGCCGCAGCACCGCGCTGGGCATCGCCGGGCTGATCTGGTCGGCGGCCTGGGTGGTCGTCGCGGTCTCCGGCGCCTTCGTCGGCCGGCCGCTCGCGATCGTGGCCGTGGTGCTCGGGCTCGCGGTGTTCGGCGCCGGCGAGACGATCTGGGCGCCGGTGATGCCGGCGCTGGTCAACGGGCTCGCCGACGAGCGGGTCCGCGGCCGGTACAACGCGCTCGCCGGGATGACCTGGACCATCTCCGGCATCGCCGGCCCGGCGCTGGCCGGCCTGCTGATCGCCCGCGCCGACGGCCGGTACTGGGCGGCGCTGTGCATCGGCGGCAGCCTGCTCGGCGGCCTCGCCTTCCTCACCCTGCGCCGCCGCCTCACCTCCGCCCAGGACGGCCTCGCACCGACCCCGAGACCCGAACCCGCCCAGTCGGCAACCTGA
- a CDS encoding GNAT family N-acetyltransferase codes for MSDPVTLTTLTETGAHPRLVWLAAHPDGHPVGSAHLRLFDSDGRRHLGELSLAVHPAERRRGTGTALLAALVAAARVDGRRSLLAEVPADTPGDAFLAARGFRRVLQLIYTRLPLAEVDRAALATEIGTPHPGYRLVSWRGTVPDELAASFAASRRAMDDMPMDDTDYGTTHWDVDAVREVARAVADRGEHLDTVAVAAEDTGEIVGFTELVVGADGTGDGQHYGTGVLPEHRGHGLARWMKVAAIDRAAHRYPELAGLLADTAASNGPMRRINAELGYRPTHVSHEYQLDL; via the coding sequence GTGTCGGATCCCGTCACCCTGACCACCCTGACCGAGACCGGAGCCCACCCGCGGCTGGTCTGGCTGGCCGCCCACCCGGACGGCCATCCGGTCGGTTCGGCTCACCTGCGGCTGTTCGACTCGGACGGCCGGCGGCATCTGGGCGAGTTGTCCCTCGCCGTGCACCCCGCGGAACGCCGCCGCGGCACCGGTACCGCGCTGCTCGCGGCGCTGGTCGCGGCGGCCCGCGTGGACGGCCGGCGCAGCCTGCTCGCCGAGGTGCCCGCGGACACGCCCGGCGACGCCTTCCTCGCGGCCCGCGGCTTCCGCCGGGTGCTGCAGCTGATCTACACCCGGCTGCCGCTGGCCGAGGTCGACCGGGCGGCCCTGGCCACCGAGATCGGCACCCCGCACCCCGGGTACCGGCTGGTCAGCTGGCGCGGCACGGTGCCCGACGAGCTGGCGGCGAGCTTCGCCGCATCCCGCCGGGCGATGGACGACATGCCGATGGACGACACCGACTACGGCACCACGCACTGGGACGTCGACGCGGTGCGCGAGGTGGCCCGCGCGGTCGCCGACCGGGGCGAGCACCTGGACACCGTGGCCGTCGCGGCCGAGGACACCGGCGAGATCGTCGGCTTCACCGAGCTGGTCGTGGGCGCCGACGGTACCGGCGACGGGCAGCACTACGGCACCGGCGTGCTGCCCGAGCACCGCGGCCACGGGCTGGCCCGCTGGATGAAGGTGGCGGCGATCGACCGCGCCGCGCACCGCTATCCCGAGCTGGCCGGGCTGCTGGCGGACACCGCGGCGAGCAACGGCCCGATGCGCCGGATCAACGCCGAGCTGGGCTACCGCCCCACCCATGTCAGCCACGAGTACCAGCTGGACCTGTAG
- a CDS encoding ABC-F family ATP-binding cassette domain-containing protein translates to MTATLIAKDLSAGHGDRVLFSGLDLIVAPGDVVGLVGANGAGKSTLLRLLAGLGTAESGAVSLSPPTATVGYLPQEPEPRPGETVEQFFGRRTGVTEAQRQLDATTEALTEGRPGADEAYAAALERWLALGGADLAERTGEVTADLGLAVDLGVPMATLSGGQAARAGLASLLLSRYDVFLLDEPTNNLDLAGLARLERFVTELRAGTVLVSHDREFLTRTVDRVVELDLAQQQIRVYGGGYESYVEERERARRRAREAYEEYAGKKEDLLARARKQRAWSDKGVANATKKQTDPDKNIKAYRIEGSEKLAAKAKQTERAIERLDVVEEPRKEWELRMHIAAAPRSGAVVATLRGTTVHRGRFTLGPVDLQIDWADRVAITGANGAGKSTLLALLLGRLAPDGGTATLGPGVVVGEVDQARETFDTAEPLVDAFAAASGLLPADARTLLAKFGLRADHVLRAADTLSPGERTRAGLALLQARGVNLLVLDEPTNHLDLPAIEQLESALADYNGTLLLVSHDRRLLEAVHVTRRLSVAGGEVTEL, encoded by the coding sequence ATGACTGCCACCCTGATCGCCAAGGACCTCTCCGCCGGGCACGGTGACCGCGTGCTGTTCAGCGGTCTCGACCTGATCGTCGCGCCGGGCGACGTGGTCGGCCTGGTCGGGGCCAACGGCGCCGGCAAGTCGACGCTGCTGCGCCTGCTGGCCGGCCTCGGTACCGCGGAGTCCGGCGCGGTGTCGCTCAGCCCACCGACCGCGACGGTCGGCTACCTGCCGCAGGAGCCGGAGCCGCGGCCCGGCGAGACGGTCGAGCAGTTCTTCGGCCGGCGTACCGGGGTGACCGAGGCGCAGCGCCAGCTGGACGCCACGACCGAGGCGCTGACCGAGGGGCGCCCGGGCGCCGACGAGGCGTACGCGGCGGCGCTGGAGCGGTGGCTCGCCCTCGGCGGCGCCGACCTGGCCGAGCGCACCGGGGAGGTGACCGCAGACCTCGGCCTCGCGGTCGACCTGGGGGTACCGATGGCGACCCTGTCCGGTGGGCAGGCGGCGCGGGCCGGGCTCGCCTCGCTGCTGCTGTCCCGGTACGACGTGTTCCTGCTGGACGAGCCGACCAACAACCTGGACCTGGCCGGGCTCGCCCGGCTGGAGCGGTTCGTCACCGAGCTGCGTGCCGGCACCGTGCTGGTCAGCCACGACCGCGAGTTTCTCACCCGCACCGTCGATCGGGTCGTCGAGCTGGACCTGGCACAGCAACAGATCCGGGTCTACGGCGGCGGGTACGAGTCCTATGTGGAGGAACGGGAGCGGGCCAGGCGGCGGGCCCGCGAGGCGTACGAGGAGTACGCCGGCAAGAAGGAGGATCTGCTGGCTCGCGCTCGCAAGCAGCGGGCGTGGTCGGACAAGGGCGTCGCGAACGCGACGAAGAAGCAGACCGACCCGGACAAGAACATCAAGGCGTACCGGATCGAGGGCAGCGAGAAGCTCGCCGCCAAGGCGAAGCAGACCGAGCGCGCGATCGAGCGGCTGGACGTCGTCGAGGAACCGCGCAAGGAATGGGAACTGCGGATGCACATCGCCGCGGCGCCCCGGTCCGGCGCGGTGGTCGCCACCCTGCGTGGTACGACCGTCCACCGTGGACGGTTCACGCTCGGCCCGGTGGACCTGCAGATCGACTGGGCCGACCGGGTCGCCATCACCGGCGCGAACGGCGCCGGCAAGTCGACGCTGCTCGCGCTGCTGCTCGGCCGGCTCGCGCCGGACGGCGGTACGGCCACGCTCGGCCCCGGTGTCGTCGTCGGCGAGGTCGACCAGGCGCGCGAGACGTTCGACACCGCCGAGCCGCTGGTCGACGCGTTCGCCGCGGCGTCCGGGCTGCTGCCGGCCGACGCGCGTACCCTGCTGGCGAAGTTCGGGCTGCGCGCGGACCACGTGCTGCGCGCCGCGGACACGCTGTCGCCGGGCGAGCGCACCCGGGCCGGGCTCGCACTGCTGCAGGCCCGCGGGGTGAACCTGCTCGTGCTGGACGAGCCGACCAACCACCTGGATCTGCCCGCGATCGAGCAGCTCGAGTCGGCACTCGCCGACTACAACGGCACGTTGCTGCTGGTCAGCCACGATCGCCGGCTGCTGGAGGCGGTGCACGTCACGCGCCGGCTGTCCGTCGCCGGCGGCGAGGTCACCGAGCTCTGA